From Candoia aspera isolate rCanAsp1 chromosome 8, rCanAsp1.hap2, whole genome shotgun sequence, a single genomic window includes:
- the MMAA gene encoding methylmalonic aciduria type A protein, mitochondrial isoform X1, which produces MNTSSRLLRFPLHQLLKNLRKPTWKNFCWKSSYGFTFPYGQRVHLLQSFCSRRMVFSKGLKSGLGYPAAAEQHTCELSDKEQRLLNKLYGGLIQGHRACLAEAITLIESTHSRKKEVAQVLLQKVLSHHREQERLNKGKPLAFRVGLSGPPGAGKSTFIECFGKMLTEREHKVSVLAVDPSSSTTGGSLLGDKTRMPELSRDMNAYIRPSPTRGTLGGVTRTTNEAILLCEGGGYDIVLVETVGVGQSEFAVADMVDMFVLLLPPAGGDELQGIKRGIIEMADLVVITKADGDLIVPARRIQAEYVSALKLLHKRSKVWRPKVMRISAKTGEGISDVWDKMTEFQEVMLTSGELLAKRRRQQKVWMWNVIQESMLDHFRHHSEVKDQIPLLEEKVVGGILSPGLAADLLLRAFKEKS; this is translated from the exons atgaatacatcaTCAAGGCTGTTGCGGTTTCCCCTCCACCAGCTTCTTAAGAACCTTAGGAAGCCTACTTGGAAAAATTTCTGCTGGAAATCTAGCTATGGATTTACTTTTCCATATGGCCAACGAGTTCATTTGCTACAATCCTTTTGTTCACGGAGGATGGTGTTTTCAAAGGGGTTGAAATCTGGGCTGGGGTACCCAGCAGCAGCAGAACAGCATACATGTGAGCTCTCTGACAAGGAGCAAAGACTTCTGAACAAGCTGTACGGTGGACTGATCCAAGGTCACAGGGCCTGTTTGGCAGAAGCCATTACTCTGATAGAGTCAACACATAGCAGGAAAAAGGAAGTTGCCCAAGTTCTTCTCCAGAAGGTATTATCCCACCACCGAGAACAAGAACGGTTAAATAAAGGAAAGCCACTTGCCTTTAGAGTGG GATTATCTGGCCCTCCTGGAGCTGGAAAATCAACATTCATTGAATGTTTTGGGAAAATGCtgactgagagagaacacaaaGTGTCTGTCCTGGCAGTAGATCCTTCCTCTAGTACTACTGGTG GCTCACTCTTGGGTGATAAAACACGAATGCCTGAGTTGTCAAGAGATATGAATGCTTACATCAGACCATCTCCAACCAGAGGAACATTGGGTGGTGTAACACGGACTACAAATGAAGCCATTTTGCTGTGTGAAGGAGGAGGCTATGATATTGTTCTTGTTGAAACAGTAG GAGTGGGGCAGTCGGAGTTTGCTGTTGCTGATATGGTTGATATGTTTGTATTGCTGCTGCCACCAGCGGGAGGTGATGAGTTACAG ggtATCAAACGAGGTATCATCGAGATGGCAGATCTTGTTGTTATAACCAAAGCAGATGGAGACCTCATTGTGCCAGCACGGAGAATTCAAGCAGAATACGTCAGTGCTTTGAAATTGCTTCATAAGCGTTCAAAGGTTTGGAGACCAAAA GTAATGCGGATCTCTGCCAAAACTGGAGAAGGCATTTCGGATGTATGGGATAAGATGACAGAATTCCAGGAGGTCATGCTTACAAGTGGTGAGTTGCTTGCCAAACGCAGGAGACAGCAAAAAGTGTGGATGTGGAACGTAATCCAAGAAAGCATGCTGGACCATTTCCGGCATCACTCAGAAGTGAAGGATCAGATTCCTCTTCTGGAAGAAAAGGTTGTTGGTGGGATCCTATCTCCTGGGCTAGCTGCAGACCTACTGCTCAGGGCTTTTAAAGAGAAATCCTGA
- the MMAA gene encoding methylmalonic aciduria type A protein, mitochondrial isoform X3, whose translation MLTEREHKVSVLAVDPSSSTTGGSLLGDKTRMPELSRDMNAYIRPSPTRGTLGGVTRTTNEAILLCEGGGYDIVLVETVGVGQSEFAVADMVDMFVLLLPPAGGDELQGIKRGIIEMADLVVITKADGDLIVPARRIQAEYVSALKLLHKRSKVWRPKVMRISAKTGEGISDVWDKMTEFQEVMLTSGELLAKRRRQQKVWMWNVIQESMLDHFRHHSEVKDQIPLLEEKVVGGILSPGLAADLLLRAFKEKS comes from the exons ATGCtgactgagagagaacacaaaGTGTCTGTCCTGGCAGTAGATCCTTCCTCTAGTACTACTGGTG GCTCACTCTTGGGTGATAAAACACGAATGCCTGAGTTGTCAAGAGATATGAATGCTTACATCAGACCATCTCCAACCAGAGGAACATTGGGTGGTGTAACACGGACTACAAATGAAGCCATTTTGCTGTGTGAAGGAGGAGGCTATGATATTGTTCTTGTTGAAACAGTAG GAGTGGGGCAGTCGGAGTTTGCTGTTGCTGATATGGTTGATATGTTTGTATTGCTGCTGCCACCAGCGGGAGGTGATGAGTTACAG ggtATCAAACGAGGTATCATCGAGATGGCAGATCTTGTTGTTATAACCAAAGCAGATGGAGACCTCATTGTGCCAGCACGGAGAATTCAAGCAGAATACGTCAGTGCTTTGAAATTGCTTCATAAGCGTTCAAAGGTTTGGAGACCAAAA GTAATGCGGATCTCTGCCAAAACTGGAGAAGGCATTTCGGATGTATGGGATAAGATGACAGAATTCCAGGAGGTCATGCTTACAAGTGGTGAGTTGCTTGCCAAACGCAGGAGACAGCAAAAAGTGTGGATGTGGAACGTAATCCAAGAAAGCATGCTGGACCATTTCCGGCATCACTCAGAAGTGAAGGATCAGATTCCTCTTCTGGAAGAAAAGGTTGTTGGTGGGATCCTATCTCCTGGGCTAGCTGCAGACCTACTGCTCAGGGCTTTTAAAGAGAAATCCTGA
- the MMAA gene encoding methylmalonic aciduria type A protein, mitochondrial isoform X2, whose amino-acid sequence MNFSTGLSGPPGAGKSTFIECFGKMLTEREHKVSVLAVDPSSSTTGGSLLGDKTRMPELSRDMNAYIRPSPTRGTLGGVTRTTNEAILLCEGGGYDIVLVETVGVGQSEFAVADMVDMFVLLLPPAGGDELQGIKRGIIEMADLVVITKADGDLIVPARRIQAEYVSALKLLHKRSKVWRPKVMRISAKTGEGISDVWDKMTEFQEVMLTSGELLAKRRRQQKVWMWNVIQESMLDHFRHHSEVKDQIPLLEEKVVGGILSPGLAADLLLRAFKEKS is encoded by the exons ATGAATTTTAGTACGG GATTATCTGGCCCTCCTGGAGCTGGAAAATCAACATTCATTGAATGTTTTGGGAAAATGCtgactgagagagaacacaaaGTGTCTGTCCTGGCAGTAGATCCTTCCTCTAGTACTACTGGTG GCTCACTCTTGGGTGATAAAACACGAATGCCTGAGTTGTCAAGAGATATGAATGCTTACATCAGACCATCTCCAACCAGAGGAACATTGGGTGGTGTAACACGGACTACAAATGAAGCCATTTTGCTGTGTGAAGGAGGAGGCTATGATATTGTTCTTGTTGAAACAGTAG GAGTGGGGCAGTCGGAGTTTGCTGTTGCTGATATGGTTGATATGTTTGTATTGCTGCTGCCACCAGCGGGAGGTGATGAGTTACAG ggtATCAAACGAGGTATCATCGAGATGGCAGATCTTGTTGTTATAACCAAAGCAGATGGAGACCTCATTGTGCCAGCACGGAGAATTCAAGCAGAATACGTCAGTGCTTTGAAATTGCTTCATAAGCGTTCAAAGGTTTGGAGACCAAAA GTAATGCGGATCTCTGCCAAAACTGGAGAAGGCATTTCGGATGTATGGGATAAGATGACAGAATTCCAGGAGGTCATGCTTACAAGTGGTGAGTTGCTTGCCAAACGCAGGAGACAGCAAAAAGTGTGGATGTGGAACGTAATCCAAGAAAGCATGCTGGACCATTTCCGGCATCACTCAGAAGTGAAGGATCAGATTCCTCTTCTGGAAGAAAAGGTTGTTGGTGGGATCCTATCTCCTGGGCTAGCTGCAGACCTACTGCTCAGGGCTTTTAAAGAGAAATCCTGA